A window of the Cannabis sativa cultivar Pink pepper isolate KNU-18-1 chromosome X, ASM2916894v1, whole genome shotgun sequence genome harbors these coding sequences:
- the LOC115699088 gene encoding serine/threonine protein phosphatase 2A 57 kDa regulatory subunit B' kappa isoform, which produces MLKQFLSKLPRKSAKSDSAAKQESPRSCSPRSQSNSRAGSSGSGLDASKPNGGNSSSARSNSAKRTSSAVFPASMVAGIEPLLPFKDVPNAEKMNLFVSKVSLCCVTFDFTDPSKNTVEKDVKRQTLLELVDFVASRSMKFSEPAILAMCRMCAVNLFRDFPPNCRFNSSAGGENDDDEPMFDPAWPHLQLVYELLLKFVTSSCLDAKIAKKYIDHSFILRLLDLLDSEDPRERDCLKTILHRTYGKFMVHRPFIRKSINNVFYRFVFETEKHNGIAEVLEIYGSIISGFALPLKEEHKIFLRRVLIPLHRPKSLGVYFQQLSYCVTQFIEKEPKLATIVIQGLLNCWPVTNSQKEVMFLGLLEEILEAVSMMEFQKIMVPLFWRIGCCINSFHFQVAERALFFWNNDHIVNLVAHNRQEILPIILPVLERNAQNHWNPGVLHLTLNLRKMLIEMDDELFASCYSQFKEEEAKLSLASEKRKEAWERLEKAARPQPIAGNAVLVTPYSTSISC; this is translated from the exons ATGTTGAAGCAATTTCTGAGTAAACTTCCCAGGAAGTCGGCGAAATCTGACTCGGCTGCTAAGCAGGAGTCGCCTCGATCATGCTCACCGCGTTCGCAGTCCAACTCTAGGGCTGGCTCTTCGGGGTCTGGGCTCGACGCTTCGAAACCCAATGGCGGGAATTCGAGCTCTGCTCGATCAAACTCAGCGAAGCGCACATCGTCGGCCGTGTTTCCGGCGAGCATGGTGGCTGGAATTGAGCCCTTATTGCCATTCAAGGACGTGCCCAATGCGGAGAAGATGAACCTCTTTGTCAGCAAGGTTAGCCTTTGTTGTGTCACATTCGATTTCACTGACCCTAGTAAGAATACTGTAGAGAAAGATGTTAAGAGACAGACATTACTTGAGCTTGTGGATTTTGTAGCATCTAGGTCGATGAAATTTAGTGAGCCTGCAATCCTTGCAATGTGTAGAATGTGTGCTGTTAATCTATTTAGAGATTTTCCCCCTAACTGTCGATTTAATTCGAGTGCCGGTGGTGAAAATGATGACGACGAGCCAATGTTTGATCCGGCGTGGCCACATTTGCAACTTGTGTATGAGTTATTGCTTAAATTTGTTACTTCTTCGTGTCTTGATGCCAAGATAGCGAAAAAGTACATAGATCATTCGTTCATTTTGAGATTGCTAGATTTGCTTGATTCCGAGGATCCTAGAGAAAGAGACTGCTTAAAGACTATTCTTCATAGGACCTATGGGAAATTTATGGTTCATAGGCCATTTATAAGGAAGTCTATAAACAATGTATTTTACCGGTTTGTGTTTGAGACTGAGAAACATAATGGGATTGCTGAGGTATTGGAGATTTATGGGAGTATCATTAGTGGATTTGCATTACCTTTAAAGGAGGAGCATAAGATATTCTTGCGGAGGGTTTTGATTCCTCTGCATAGGCCAAAGTCTTTGGGGGTTTACTTCCAACAACTCTCCTACTGTGTTACACAATTTATAGAGAAGGAGCCAAAGTTGGCGACCATCGTTATACAGGGTCTGTTGAATTGTTGGCCGGTCACAAATAGTCAGAAAGAGGTAATGTTCTTGGGTTTGTTGGAAGAGATTTTGGAAGCTGTTAGTATGATGGAATTTCAAAAGATCATGGTCCCTTTGTTCTGGCGGATTGGATGCTGCATTAACAGTTTCCACTTCCAG GTGGCTGAAAGGGCTCTTTTCTTTTGGAACAACGATCATATTGTCAACTTAGTTGCACATAACCGTCAAGAAATATTGCCCATTATTTTACCAGTCCTTGAAAGGAATGCCCAGAACCATTGGAACCCAGGAGTGCTCCATTTAACTCTAAACCTGAGAAAGATGTTAATCGAGATGGACGACGAGCTGTTTGCATCCTGCTATTCTCAATTTAAGGAGGAAGAAGCAAAACTAAGCTTGGCATCTGAGAAGCGGAAAGAAGCATGGGAGCGGCTAGAGAAAGCAGCCAGACCTCAGCCAATAGCTGGAAATGCTGTTTTGGTTACTCCTTATTCAACTTCGATTTCATGTTAG